One genomic region from Argentina anserina chromosome 2, drPotAnse1.1, whole genome shotgun sequence encodes:
- the LOC126784783 gene encoding NAC domain-containing protein 82-like — translation MGKLPFPPGFRFSPTDVELVKYYLKRKVMGKSVRIKVIAEVDIYKYAPWDLPERSCWRYGDLKWYFFCSRGMKYASGARVNRATEAGYWKMSGKDRPVNYNGEVVGWIKTLVFHRGKPPRGERTDWVLHEYRLDDKGLADMGVPQESCVLCVIFQKEGAGPKNGAQYGAPFKEEDWTDDEVEICLNSVPHADRPEPDFVPPRGYGSSKATSSDIPEDVGIGPSSESCVSDAVPPSCNVYHSVSSNTVTKEKHCVSANGDILSMLDCFGQESAFLINGKDQNKEPDNLIPSGNIGTAQNTDSANATKELDDILPSGNENATDHPNKSDFYRDLEDLGNLGKIEVGYNLSSWHGSSYTMDDIFELVDLDKPMDCDASLYNVPSSEV, via the exons ATGGGGAAATTGCCATTTCCGCctggttttcggttttcgccTACTGATGTTGAGCTTGTGAAGTACTATTTGAAGAGGAAAGTAATGGGGAAAAGTGTTCGGATTAAAGTCATTGCCGAGGTTGACATTTACAAGTATGCTCCTTGGGATCTCCCAG aGAGATCTTGTTGGCGATATGGTGACCTGAAATGGTACTTCTTTTGTTCTAGAGGAATGAAATACGCAAGTGGGGCTAGAGTGAATCGTGCCACTGAAGCTGGGTACTGGAAAATGTCAGGAAAGGACAGACCTGTTAATTACAATGGTGAAGTGGTCGGGTGGATCAAGACTTTGGTTTTTCACAGAGGTAAACCCCCACGAGGAGAACGGACCGATTGGGTTTTGCATGAGTATAGGCTTGATGATAAGGGCCTTGCTGATATGGGTGTGCCTCAG GAATCATGTGTTTTATGCGTAATTTTCCAAAAGGAAGGTGCAGGGCCTAAAAATGGTGCGCAATATGGTGCGCCTTTTAAAGAGGAAGATTGGACTGATGATGAGGTTGAAATCTGTTTAAACTCTGTCCCACATGCAGATAGGCCTGAGCCAGACTTTGTTCCGCCTAGGGGATATGGTAGTTCCAAAGCTACCAGCTCTGATATCCCTGAGGATGTGGGCATAGGTCCTTCATCTGAATCCTGTGTATCAGATGCTGTACCACCTTCTTGCAATGTTTACCACTCAGTTTCCAGTAATACTGTTACAAAAGAGAAGCACTGTGTTTCAGCCAATGGTGATATTCTGTCCATGTTAGATTGCTTTGGCCAAGAAAGTGCTTTCCTTATCAATGGCAAAGACCAAAATAAG GAACCTGATAACCTGATTCCTTCAGGAAATATAGGCACTGCTCAGAATACTGATTCGGCAAATGCTACTAAAGAGCTTGATGATATTCTCCCTTCTGGGAATGAGAATGCTACAGATCATCCCAATAAAAGTGATTTTTATAGAGATTTAGAAGACTTGGGCAACTTGGGTAAAATTGAAGTTGGATACAATTTATCCAGTTGGCATGGTTCTTCGTATACTATGGACGACATTTTTGAGCTTGTGGATCTTGACAAACCGATGGACTGTGATGCTTCCTTGTATAATGTACCATCTTCCGAGGTTTAG
- the LOC126784778 gene encoding NAC domain-containing protein 82-like, producing MGKSSLPPGFRFNPTDVELVQYYLKRKIMGKKVHVKVVAEVDIYKWEPWDLPDQSDWRSGDLKWYFFCPREKKYASGARMKRATDRGYWKTTGKDRSVLYNSEVVGWIKTLIFHTGRAPKGERTDWVLHEYRLEDKNLADKGVLQDSYVLCILFQKDGIGPRSNKQYGAPFKEEDWTDDDVETDVVPHENMSEANVVHANMYETESDLTHPIITEPDIVQANLPDQVLVNTNINDPHLVCENMPHPYLVYPNLPQSDLGYANMSEPHLVSPSNYNTYITLTNSHESCVSDIWPLSSNVIRSVSSSYVTTEKPHVPPDDDLILMLNYLTEDETFSIGDIGRNQEQDDLIYSEDADPIADLERRVDTSNGLGGLSEDRYDIPNGAISGAPGENEPYMELFDLDKPLDGDNSLFPMISPPRTFHGETQNEDSFFSWRDDI from the exons ATGGGGAAATCATCTCTGCCTCCTGGGTTTCGGTTTAATCCAACGGATGTTGAGCTGGTGCAGTATTATCTGAAGAGGAAGATAATGGGAAAGAAAGTCCATGTTAAAGTTGTTGCTGAGGTGGATATTTACAAGTGGGAACCTTGGGATCTTCCAG ACCAATCTGATTGGCGAAGTGGAGATCTGAAGTGGTACTTCTTTTGTCCTAGAGAGAAGAAATATGCAAGCGGAGCTAGAATGAAACGTGCCACTGACCGTGGTTACTGGAAGACCACGGGAAAGGATAGATCTGTTCTGTACAATAGCGAAGTTGTCGGATGGATAAAAACGTTGATTTTTCACACGGGTCGAGCTCCAAAAGGTGAGCGGACAGACTGGGTTTTACATGAGTATAGGCTTGAAGACAAGAACCTTGCTGATAAGGGTGTCCTTCAG GATTCTTATGTGCTCTGTATATTATTCCAAAAGGATGGGATTGGACCAAGAAGTAATAAACAATATGGTGCGCCCTTTAAAGAGGAGGACTGGACTGATGATGATGTTGAAACTGATGTAGTTCCACATGAAAACATGTCAGAGGCAAATGTTGTTCATGCAAACATGTATGAGACAGAGTCAGATCTTACTCATCCAATTATCACCGAGCCTGACATTGTTCAAGCAAACCTACCTGATCAAGTACTTGTTAATACAAATATCAATGACCCCCATCTTGTTTGTGAAAACATGCCTCATCCCTACCTTGTTTATCCAAACTTGCCTCAATCAGACCTTGGCTATGCAAACATGTCTGAGCCACACCTTGTCTCTCCCAGCAACTATAATACTTATATCACTCTCACCAATTCTCATGAGTCCTGTGTTTCTGATATCTGGCCGTTGTCTAGCAATGTTATCCGGTCTGTTTCCAGTAGTTATGTTACAACAGAGAAGCCTCATGTGCCACCTGATGATGATTTGATATTGATGCTTAATTACTTAACAGAAGACGAAACTTTCTCCATTGGTGACATTGGCAGAAATCAG GAGCAGGATGATCTTATTTATTCTGAAGATGCTGATCCGATTGCTGATCTCGAAAGACGAGTTGATACTTCTAATGGTCTGGGAGGTTTGAGCGAAGACAGATATGATATTCCCAATGGAGCCATTTCTGGAGCTCCAGGTGAGAATGAGCCATATATGGAGCTATTTGATCTTGACAAACCTTTGGATGGCGATAATTCTCTGTTCCCGATGATCAGCCCGCCTCGTACTTTTCATGGAGAGACACAGAATGAAGACTCATTCTTTTCATGGAGAGATGACATATGA
- the LOC126783966 gene encoding uncharacterized protein LOC126783966, with translation MDFFAMKRRQLQELCKQHKIRANMKNVEMAQALTLLLHKKNEESVSDVEPAEGQLGLNEMAIDSVTSPKTKKVKFSPDNETFYFVATDKDSDSDCDYGPKKKRGGRGRRKSVGEEGSRSGGD, from the exons ATGGATTTCTTCGCGATGAAAAGGAGACAACTTCAGGAGTTGTGCAAGCAGCACAAGATTCGTGCCAACATGAAGAACGTCGAAATGGCCCAGGCCTTGACTCTACTTCTTCACAAG AAGAATGAGGAATCTGTGAGTGATGTTGAGCCGGCTGAGGGACAGTTGGGATTAAATGAAATGGCAATTGATTCGGTCACAAGTCCGAAAACTAAGAAAGTGAAGTTCAGTCCCGACAATGAGACCTTTTACTTTGTGGCTACTGACAAGGACTCGGATTCTGATTGTGATTACGGTCCGAAGAAGAAGCGGggtggaagaggaagaaggaaGTCTGTGGGGGAAGAAGGAAGTCGAAGTGGTGGAGATTAA
- the LOC126783967 gene encoding uncharacterized protein LOC126783967 has product MDAEGIESVEGQKECKAIVLHKGKEVAREDGRKRTRGDKSQGASQVVVQRLEAAAENEKLALRRSRRQTTLYSSVAGAGKVLAICQKDPVTRKSSDVAKPGRKSKMNACKKVPSETSDDIIATAVGMDGVVKENQEPSRLEESSIVVYEAVDRSPVLHMVKELDRDIAKKRTRNKECGANSEDDQSSENVLPPKGCVRRSNSKTAVLTELRMPAEFNLLLEEPKIDVGLEVTEPVGNENEADSCFSKEAVEKSKKKRKGSSKKVESATEDGLVNLVETTVNSNFEKSMDTSAYLNENQFVESMNYQGKSMFNEEHDAVQPVSFTASIVDLNFDQIMDTAVHLYKNQLVESLNFQGTSMDHEEQNVVQPISSAVSTVNSHFEKSMDASPHLNEIQLVESVNFQGTSMDHEEHAAVQPVVNDMESVAVLASPDKFGNVVVSSNFTSVRDVQSSTYRPKCEVGDDVQADGALSGGININHIETNFDDQVAEVKAPETTDVIENSGAKYGNESSFGERTKDVPAVNEGPDKSSILDKCPLRDIHSTDGQVAKDEFWNEDFINASDESKGSCVALDSFQMSSTVAEEGREGIGNGSKLDDSVLPDLPNSDGQVADENKVGTLYGVLVNKTESKAHMENNVTYPENNITGECLIEGELADLNNCDLGKVDIECIIDLVPRDLYFSNGGNKKSKEKEIVDEDLDFQEDEENRERAFEVGETVDAIQKGFSKQDVGENTDEHMEGNHSESAMHASEGKETFEDHHAELSMLQDNKILKEQFIASAMVQECIYGAHDRNKPLEVQNSNVAIFEERFSETVGNQREVVDYIESQDKIDFGSPDNCKQIFLELDECASAASHDSTSRDDKTAPKILKGKDPEGINPPLLVGDSDSKDGLGYVTESRHLSGQEGNGPIFLKPGRVTGLKFEGLNACINGFADTPVSGPRHEINALENTSSPLGDTKINALGNTASPLGSSFGMNCLFGDEVQISDLEMSNAISSSEDVKEGNGGLVIPQVGAGELSDHKQQAIEEVVKLESSQEMCFHLPSSFPVTESSTSGVQKSDLEVSNIKEGNGVVAIPQVGAGELSEHKHHVIEEIVKLKSPQEMGFPLPPSFAVTEFSTSAKLDSIKRRAIEEDLEKSIAVSTTPRQKNRDNLVSRKSFINMSHMKENLNARKSEKVTKFTTVKPQHNRRALEDLQNNKI; this is encoded by the exons ATGGATGCAGAAGGCATTGAATCTGTGGAGGGCCAGAAGGAATGCAAGGCAATTGTGCTACACAAGGGAAAGGAGGTTGCAAGAGAAGATGGTAGAAAAAGAACGAGGGGCGACAAATCTCAAGGGGCTTCCCAAGTGGTGGTGCAAAGGCTAGAAGCAGCGGctgaaaatgagaaattaGCTTTGAGGAGGTCCAGACGACAAACCACGTTGTACTCTTCTGTGGCTGGTGCTGGGAAGGTTTTGGCAATTTGTCAAAAAGACCCAGTTACAAGGAAGAGTTCTGATGTTGCCAAACCTGGGCGGAAATCTAAAATGAATGCTTGCAAAAAGGTACCATCAGAAACCAGTGATGACATTATCGCAACTGCTGTGGGAATGGATGGGGTTGTGAAGGAAAACCAAGAGCCGTCGCGGTTAGAGGAGAGCTCCATAGTTGTCTATGAGGCAGTTGATAGATCTCCTGTGCTTCATATGGTTAAGGAACTGGATAGAGATATTGCCAAAAAGCGAACAAGGAATAAAGAATGTGGAGCAAATTCCGAAGATGATCAGAGTTCTGAAAATGTACTTCCACCCAAGGGTTGTGTAAGGAGATCTAATAGCAAGACTGCTGTATTAACAGAATTACGTATGCCTGCTGAATTCAATTTACTGCTTGAAGAACCCAAGATAGATGTTGGACTGGAAGTAACGGAACCTGTGGGAAATGAAAATGAGGCAGATTCTTGTTTCAGCAAAGAAGCTGTAgaaaagtcaaagaagaagaggaagggaTCAAGCAAGAAGGTAGAATCTGCCACAGAGGATGGGCTTGTTAATTTGGTAGAAACTACTGTAAATTCGAACTTTGAGAAAAGCATGGATACTTCAGCTTATCTGAACGAAAATCAGTTCGTGGAATCTATGAACTATCAAGGGAAGTCTATGTTTAATGAGGAACATGATGCTGTACAGCCTGTTAGTTTTACAGCATCAATTGTAGATTTGAACTTTGACCAAATCATGGATACTGCAGTTCATCTGTATAAAAACCAGCTTGTGGAATCTTTGAACTTTCAAGGGACCTCAATGGACCATGAGGAACAGAATGTTGTACAGCCTATTAGTTCCGCAGTATCTACTGTAAATTCGCACTTTGAGAAAAGCATGGATGCTTCACCTCATCTGAACGAAATTCAGCTTGTGGAATCTGTGAACTTTCAAGGGACCTCTATGGATCATGAGGAACATGCTGCTGTACAACCTGTTGTGAATGATATGGAAAGTGTTGCTGTACTAGCATCTCCAGATAAGTTCGGCAATGTGGTGGTTTCTTCTAATTTTACCTCTGTACGTGATGTTCAATCAAGCACCTACCGGCCAAAATGTGAAG TTGGGGATGATGTTCAAGCTGATGGTGCTCTTTCTGGTGGAATAAACATTAATCATATCGAAACAAACTTTGATGATCAGGTTGCTGAAGTTAAAGCTCCTGAAACCACAGATGTTATTGAAAACAGTGGAGCAAAATATGGGAATGAATCCTCTTTTGGTGAGAGGACAAAAGATGTCCCAGCAGTAAATGAGGGTCCTGATAAAAGTTCAATCTTGGACAAGTGTCCCCTTCGTGATATACACAGCACAGATGGTCAGGTTGCGAAGGATGAATTCTGGAATGAAGACTTTATAAATGCCAGTGATGAAAGTAAAGGGAGTTGTGTGGCATTAGATAGCTTTCAAATGTCATCAACTGTTGCTGAAGAGGGTCGTGAGGGTATTGGAAATGGCTCTAAGTTGGATGATAGTGTCCTTCCTGATTTACCAAACTCAGATGGCCAGGTTGCTGATGAGAATAAAGTAGGAACCCTTTACGGGGTTCTGGTGAACAAAACGGAGAGCAAAGCTCATATGGAGAACAATGTCACCTATCCAGAAAATAATATCACTGGAGAATGCTTGATTGAAGGTGAGCTTGCTGATTTGAATAACTGTGATCTTGGAAAAGTTGATATTGAATGCATTATTGATCTGGTACCAA GAGATCTATACTTTAGCAATGGTGGCAATAAAAAATCGAAAGAAAAGGAGATTGTTGATGAAGATCTAG ATTTCCAAGAAGACGAGGAAAATAGAGAACGGGCCTTTGAAGTTGGTGAAACAGTGGATGCCATCCAGAAAG GGTTTTCCAAACAAGATGTAGGTGAAAATACTGATGAGCATATGGAGGGTAATCACAGTGAGAGTGCAATGCATGCTTCAGAGGGAAAAGAAACATTTGAAGATCATCATGCTGAGCTGTCTATGTTGCaagataataaaatattaaaagagCAATTCATAGCATCTGCTATGGTACAAGAGTGTATATATGGCGCGCACGATAGAAATAAACCTTTAGAGGTCCAGAATTCCAATGTCGCCATTTTTGAAGAAAG GTTTTCTGAAACTGTTGGAAATCAGAGAGAAGTTGTAGACTACATCGAATCACAAGATAAAATTGATTTTGGAAGTCCTGACAACTGCAAACAAATATTTTTAGAGCTAGATGAATGTGCTTCTGCAGCTTCACATGACTCCACATCAAGGGATGACAAAACTGCACCAAAAATCTTGAAAGGAAAGGATCCTGAAGGGATTAACCCGCCTCTGCTAGTTGGAGACTCTGACAGCAAAGATGGCTTAG GTTATGTTACTGAAAGCAGACATCTGTCTGGCCAAGAAGGGAATGGGCCTATATTCTTGAAGCCAGGAAGAGTAACAGGGTTGAAGTTCGAAGGTCTAAATGCATGCATAAATGGTTTTGCTGATACTCCAGTTTCAGGTCCAAGGCATG AAATTAATGCCTTGGAAAATACTTCCTCACCTCTAGGCGACACAAAAATTAATGCCCTGGGGAATACAGCCTCACCTCTAGGGAGCAGTTTTGGGATGAATTGTCTATTTGGAGATGAAGTCCAGATATCAGATCTGGAGATGTCAAATGCCATTTCAAGTAGTGAAGATGTTAAGGAAGGTAATGGAGGTCTAGTTATTCCACAAGTTGGTGCAGGGGAACTCAGTGATCATAAGCAGCAAGCAATAGAAGAAGTTGTGAAGCTGGAATCTAGTCAGGAAATGTGTTTCCATTTGCCCTCATCTTTCCCTGTTACTGAATCTTCTACAAGTG GAGTTCAGAAATCAGATCTAGAGGTGTCAAATATCAAGGAAGGTAATGGAGTTGTAGCTATTCCACAAGTTGGTGCAGGGGAACTCAGTGAGCATAAGCATCATGTGATAGAAGAAATTGTGAAGCTCAAATCGCCTCAGGAAATGGGTTTTCCTTTGCCCCCATCTTTTGCTGTCACTGAGTTTTCTACTAGTG CCAAACTGGATTCAATCAAGAGAAGAGCTATAGAGGAAGATTTGGAGAAAAGTATTGCTGTGTCTACAACACCTAGACAGAAGAACAGAGATAATTTAGTATCTCGCAAAAGTTTCATCAATATGTCTCATATGAAGGAAAATCTTAATGCCAGAAAGAGTGAGAAAGTAACAAAATTCACTACAGTGAAACCTCAACATAACAGGCGTGCTTTGGAGGATCTGCAGAACAACAAAATCTAA